The following nucleotide sequence is from Achromobacter spanius.
CGGCGCCGTGGGTGCGTCAGCGGCGGTGACATGGCCATCGCGGATCCGGACAAGCAGCGGGGCATCGCCGAAGCGCAGCAGCAGGTCCATATTGACCTGGCGTGGCCGCGAGAACGACAGCGCACGGCTGCGGAATCGATGTGCAAGCTGCGCGTCCAGGGCGGCTTGCGCTGGCATAGCGTTGGTTTCCATTGTCTCTTCCCGATGCATCGTTCTTATGTACAGAACGTTTATTCTTTCTATAAGAACATTCTAAGGATCGAAATATCCCCGTGTCAACACGGGGAAAGTACGAGCCGAACCTTATTGCGGCGCCAACACCCGGCAGTCGTCAGCGAGCGTCAGCGGGCAGTCCGTCAGGGCTTGCAAGGTGTCGAAGCGCAGCCCCGCCACCATTGCAATCACCCGCATGGCATCCGGCAGCACGTCGATGATGGCCAGGTCCGAATAGATGCGGTCCACCACGCCCGCGCCGGTCAGCGGGTAGGTGCATTCGCGCACGATCTTGGGCTGGCCGTCCTTGGTGACGTGCTCCATCGTGATGTACACCTGGCGCGCACCGGCCACCAGGTCCATCGCACCGCCAACCGCCGGTATCGTGCCCGGCGCGCCGGTGTCCCAGTTGGCCAGATCGCCACGCGCCGACACCTGGAATGCGCCCAGCACCGTCAGGTCCAGATGGCCGCCGCGCATCATGGCAAACGACACTACGTGGTCCGTGATGGACGCGCCCGGCAACAAGGTCACTGCTTCCTTGCTGGCATTGATCAGGTCCAGGTCCAGCGGCGCGTCGGGGTCGCCCGGCCCCATGCCGACTATGCCGTTTTCGGTATGCAGGATCACATCGCGGTCGGCCGGCAGAAAGGCCGACACCAAGGTCGGAATGCCGATGCCCAGATTGACGTAGGCGCCGTCCGGAATGTCGGCCGCGACCAGCCGCGCGATCTGCCGCCGGTTGAGCTTTTCATATTCCATGCTTGTCTCCCACCTGCACCACTCGCTTGACGAATATGCCCGGTGTCATGACGTGTTCGGGCGGGATGCCGCCCAGTTCCACGATGCTGTCCACTTGCGCCACCGTGGTGGTGGCGGCCATGCACATGACGGGCGCGAAGTTGCGGCCGGCGTAGCGGTACACCAGGTTGCCCCAGCGGTCCGCCGTGCGCGCCTTGACGAACGCGAAGTCACCCTTCAGCGGCGACTCCAGCACGTAACCCACGCCGTCGATCACGCGGGTTTCCTTGCCGTGGGCAAGCGGTGTGCCGTAGGCGGTGGGTGTGAAGAACGGCCCCAGGCCCGCGCCGGCCGCGCGCATGCGCTCGGCCATCGTGCCCTGCGGCACGCATTCCAGTTCGATCTTGCCGGCGCGATAGGCCTCGGCGAAGGCGGCGGCGTTGGGGTTCTTGCGGTCGGACGAGCGCGCAAACGAGCAGATCATCTTGCGCACCCGGCCGGCCTGCACCAACTGGCTAAGGCCACGCTCGCCGTTGCCGGCGTTGTTGTTGACGATGGTGAGATCGCGCGCGCCTTGCTGCAGCAGCGCGCACACCAGTTCGGTGGGCACGCCCGACGCGCCAAAGCCGCCGATCAGGATGACCGCGCCGTCCTGCACGTCCGCCACCGCGGCGGCCAGCGTATCGAATGTTTTATCCAGCATGGAATTCCTTTTTTCTGGATGGGAAAGCGGCCCGCTCAGCGCGTGGACGGGCCGCCCAGAATGGCGGTGGACTGGCTGGACAAGGTGCCGCCGTTGCCATGCACCAGCGCAATGTCGGCGCCCGGCACCTGGCGTTCTCCCGCCTGCGCGCGCAGTTGGCGCACGGCCTCGATCACCAGAAAGATGCCGTACATGCCGGGATGCACGCAGGACAAACCGCCGCCATTGGTGTTCACCGGCAGCCG
It contains:
- a CDS encoding 3-oxoacid CoA-transferase subunit B, which codes for MEYEKLNRRQIARLVAADIPDGAYVNLGIGIPTLVSAFLPADRDVILHTENGIVGMGPGDPDAPLDLDLINASKEAVTLLPGASITDHVVSFAMMRGGHLDLTVLGAFQVSARGDLANWDTGAPGTIPAVGGAMDLVAGARQVYITMEHVTKDGQPKIVRECTYPLTGAGVVDRIYSDLAIIDVLPDAMRVIAMVAGLRFDTLQALTDCPLTLADDCRVLAPQ
- a CDS encoding 3-oxoacid CoA-transferase subunit A yields the protein MLDKTFDTLAAAVADVQDGAVILIGGFGASGVPTELVCALLQQGARDLTIVNNNAGNGERGLSQLVQAGRVRKMICSFARSSDRKNPNAAAFAEAYRAGKIELECVPQGTMAERMRAAGAGLGPFFTPTAYGTPLAHGKETRVIDGVGYVLESPLKGDFAFVKARTADRWGNLVYRYAGRNFAPVMCMAATTTVAQVDSIVELGGIPPEHVMTPGIFVKRVVQVGDKHGI